GCTGTGCTCAGCACCCGCTGTAGCATGTGACTGCGGCCTgcagggaggatggaggggggTGCTGGAGGGGTGACCAGCTGGCCAGAGTGTCCCCAGCACCCTGCCCCTTTGGCCCACTCACCTGTGACCTCTTCCTCAGGGCCCTCTGCTGGCTCTACCTCCTGGTTCTGGCCACCTCCTGAGCACAGGGGTGCTGGTCAGCGTCTTGCCTCCCAGCAGCTCCCCCACCAGAGCCCCCAGCCACCCAGCTCACCAGTGGGCAGCTGCCCTGCCTGGTCTTGCCGCCGCCGCCTCAGCACCGTCTGGGCGTTGGTCACCCATGCCTGGTACGCCATCTGGGGGCCAGGCCCTCTGGGTTAGAGCTTTGGTCTTCCCAAGCCATTGGATCCAAttcaggaaaaggaggaggaggagcctggCTGGGGTCAGACAGGCCTGACACCAGATCCCTGCTGTCTGGACCCACTGGGGACCTTCATGTCCCTGAGCCCTCATTGGAGATGGAGCCTGAGGGGCTGTGAGGCAGACACCAGTGGTGCAGCCCACGTAGCACAGCTCTGGGGCACACGGTGCCAGCTCCTGACAAGTGTCTAGCAAGCACATCTGCACTCTTGCTGTAGACTAGGCCACTGGCAGCCGCCACaggctgggtgctcagagttggcATCAGGAAGGCAGTGGGCAGACATGGCCTGGTTTCCTGAGCGACCTGGGAGATCTGTTGGGCTGGGAGGGATTCCTGGAGGAGCAGGAGCTGGGTACCCAGGCTGGGGGTGTCTGTTTCCCCTCCCCACTGCCCTAGCCTAGGGAAAGAGCTCCAAGGACAGATGAGAGCAGGTAGGGGCCCTCCCAACCCACCTGGAAGGGGCTCTGTGCTGACGGCCTGGGGTCCTCTGGAagggcttcctcctcctcctcactgtcTGACTCAAACAGGAAGTAGTCCCCGGAATGGATGACTGTGGGCAGGCGGTGGAGGGACTGAGGGCCTCCCCTGCACAGGTGGCCCCCCAGCACCCCAGGAAGACCACTTGGGTCCATTTCTTCAGTTTGGGATGGGCCAGTAACAGGCCTGGGTGTGCTGCCCAGCATGGGCTCCCTCGGCACCTGCCCCCACAGGGCTGAGACCTAGGCGCCGCCCTTCCTGACGGCACACACACAGGACACAGGCCAGTGTGGAAGGACGAGACCAGACAGCGAGTGGGGACAGACGGCAGACACCAGTGAAAGCTCAGACTGCTGAATCTGAGAGTCACAAAAAACACAAGCACAAAGCCCAGTCTGCCCTTGGGGACCCACCATCACTGTGTGACTTGGGGTCAGTTCTAAGACTCCTGCAGTAGAAGGGGCCCTCAGGGAGAGGAAAATGTGCTTGGGCCAGAGAGGTACCCTCCCACCAGGCAGCGGAAGGGAAGCTAAGATAGCAGCCAGGGGAGGGGCATAGGCAGGCGGTTGGGGTACCTGTGGCATGGTCCAGCCAGGGCCGCCACCACTGTCTCCGTGGCAGGAAGGAGCCCCCTGGACTGCCCGGCCCTGTGGGAGGGCAAGGTGAGCACAGGCGGTGAGAGGTTGGGGgggcccaggaggctgagagccACCACCTTGGGGACTGGATAGACTCAGACTTAAGAGTCCAACTGATAGGGGCACAAGGGCCGTGGTCAGagccctgggggaggaggagagagcccACATGTACAGACAGTCATGGGCAGCCGCTGGGCCTGTGGAACAGAAGGTGACCAGGTGGCACACGACAGGTGGGCTGGGAGCTCGTGGGACATTGCATGGCACGGACGCAGGCAGACTCCAGTGGGCACAGATATGTGAACACAGTGGCCCTCTGAGGTTTGGAGTTCTGTATGTGCTCACCTGGCTCCTGCCCAGAGTCCTCAGGGCCCGGGGGGTGGCTGCGTCCTGGGTGACGGTGCTTCTCCTGCTTGGCACGAATCCGCTCCATcctgcaggtgtgagccagctCAGCACGGGCTGATGGGAGGGCCTAGGCATCCCCACCCCAGAGGGCACCTACTGTCTCTTTAGCTGAGCCAGAGACTTCTCCTCTGCCTGGCGGTGGGAATCGATGCTTTTGAGGTTGGCAGCGTTGTAGAGGGCAAAGCCCCTGTGGGAGGGGAAGGCAGCGTGAGGACTGGGGATGAAACCTTGACTCAGCTCCCAGAAGTCTTCCCtgctctccctgctctccctgctCACAGCCAAGGCCCTTTTCTGACCACCTGCTGGCAGACCTCTGCTACCCCAACACCAGCCTCTGTGGTGCATGTGGGGAGAGAGGCCCAGTGTGTGCTGCCCACTGTAAAGCCAGCCAAAGCCAAAGTTCAGCTCAGGGGAGGAGGGTCCTCTGCCGGGTAGCCAGACACCCTGTAGCCATCCAGCTGGGGTGCACTGAGGCCAGCCAGCAGCAGAGGGGCAACTGCTCCCTCCCAAATGTCTGGTCTGCCTGCTCTGACCCAGCACACAGGCTGGCAAGAGCACGTGATCATGCCAGTGGGTCTGTGTGCAGTCCTGTGGTTCTCCCGCTACGTGATTGCCAGCGTCACCAAGGTGTCCAGCAatgccctcccccccccaccaaggGGAGCCTGGGGCTCACCTGGAGGCCTGCAGGGCAGTAGCCTGCAGGTCAGCCCTGACATACAGGAAGTAGTAGCTAAGGAAGGCCCGGCGCTGCAGCAGCAAGAAGCAGAGACAGATGCTGTCCCAGAGGATACCGGCCTCCTCCACGGGCAGCAGGCAGTCCTGGTCTCTGGCCATCATCTCCTGGGCTGTAAGACAGGCGAGGGGCAGGCTCAGGGCCCAGACGCAGCAGGTGTCTGCACCCCATGCCCACCACCCCTACACACTCACGGTTGTAGTAGCCTTTGACGGTGCACACCAGGCTGAACAGCTGGATGACCCAGCAGAAACTCATCTGCATCTGCTCCACAAAGACGCAGGACAGGAGCTGGACAGGAGGGAATCAGTCAGGCTAGGCCCGGGGGTCGGATAGGGCACCTCCCAGGGGACAGAACAGAGCGCTGGTTCGGCCTGGCCTGGCTCACCGAGAGCATGTTCTTGGAGATGATGACAGTGACATTGTAGAGGATGAGGCAGTCCCACAGCACGAGCTGCGCCCGTGTGTCCTTCTGCAGCAGGCTGGTGCCGAAGAGCAGCAGGTAGAAGCAGGCCAGCAGGTAGCCCAGGCCGAAGACACTgatgcgggtggcacctgtgacgaACACCACTACCAGCACCAGCCAGAATAGGTAGCGGAAGACGGCCACCTTGAGCATGTCGAGGTAGGATCTGCGGATGCGGCTGTCACTGTGGTGCCCCTGCCACCTCCCAAGAAGGCCCCCAGGTGGGCAGTGTGAGGCCCGAGCCGCACCTGCAGTGGATGAAGTTGGGCACGGGGTTGGGCTCCCCCCGCAGAGGCTCTGGGTGGTCAGTGTTGGTGCCAGCCACACGCTGCCACTCCTCTGTGCGCTCGGCTGAGAACACCTGCCACTGCTgggaggcacagagcagcaggagGAAGTCACCTGCAGGACACAGGAGGCGTGGCCGTGCTGAATCCCCACAGCAcacctggtgggggtggggtggggcacgtGCTGCAGGGACTGAGTGCCGTGTGCAGAAACTGGGGTAGACACACGTCTGCCCGTGTGAGGACCAATGCGTGTGGTCTCTGGGAGTCTGCGTCAGGTCCAAGACACACCTGTGTACATGTGCTGCGTGTCTGAGCAACATGTCAGGGCATGTGAGCTGCATCATGAGCCCCTGAGAGCAGACACAGGTGTGTATGGTGAAGCTGCTCTGACAGAGCCTTGTATGCACACGGAGGGCTGGAGCCCTCAGTCCCCTGTGGAGGTGTCTGTGGAGCAGGGGGTGCACCTCCGGAAGGCCCCCAGCTAGGAAATAGGGCGTGGACCTAGCAAGGTCTAAGTGACCCATCCTCTTGCTGACTCAAGCCCTATATGCAGAACCTTTGTGACCCCGCAGATGCTCCCACCCTGTGGAGGGGCCCAGCCGGCAGTACTCACTGAAGAGGTTTGTGGAGTTGGGGGTCTGGAAGAAGTCAGGCAGGTACAGCCACTTGATGAACGCAGAGTTCATGGGGATGGCCTGGCTCCAGCGCCATGGGTAATCTGTGGAGAGTGGACATCAGGAGGCACCAGGCCTGTGGAGCCCCAGACCTCCCCAATTTGAATCAATAACTTAGGAGCCCAGAGGTTGCAGGCCTTTCTCACCACCCGTGTGACCCTCACCCCGGGGCAAGGGACCACATGAAGCCCAGGACAGGGACCAGGGTCTGGATCAAATGCACAAAAGACTAAAAGCAAACATCAGACTGAATCCTGTGTCATAGGCGTCACTGCAGGGGCCAGGCCTCCTGAGTGGAGAAGGTGTGCTGGACAGTGTGCACTGCTGCACGTGGTCCCCCAGGGACTCAGAACACCCTACTCTCAGAGGACACATGCTAACACAGTATTTGGGTTCAAAGCATCATGACTAAGCCTCATGGGGCCCAGAAAGAGCACATAGTTCCTTTTACTGTTCTTACATCTTTTTTGGAATttggaaatgtttcaaaatagaatattgggcagaaaaggaaaagacagcaGCCGGCCACAGAGGCGGCCAGGCCACCCACAGAGATGACACGGCTGCAGCACAGACCCCGGAGGGCATGACGGGTAAGGGTGGGGTGTGGTGGGTGGGCAGCAGCCTGGGGTGGGCACAAAACACCTGATGGGTTTCCACACAGCCACAGAGCCCTAGGCCACACCGGCCCCCGGGTTCCGTGCTCACCCTTGCACAGGACCGGGGGGACACCAAGACATAGCAGGTACTGATACAACAGAAAGAGAGTGAGGAAGAGGCAGTAGTTGGGCCAGAGGCGGGCGATGGCCCGGCGCTGCCTGCGGGTGAGGATGGCCACCAGCCAGCAGCCGTGCAGGATgaccatgaagttcatgtgctgCCCAATCACGTTCACAGCCATCAGGAAGCAGATCTGGGGTGAGTATGGAGAGAGGCATAGACTGAGTGGGTGGGAAGGGACCTTCTGGGCCCCCCTTGCCCAGCCTTTGGCCCCAGGCAGCAGGCTCCTGCAACATGGGGAGGCCCCAGCACAGGTGGGGGCCAGCAGCACCAGGCCCTCTCCTGACTGCAGCCTGGAGAGGCTCAGGGAGGGGCCTCCATGGCACAGCGAGGCCCTAACCTGTTCCACCACCTCCTCTCGGCACCCACACACCCCGGGGACAGTGCTGAGCCTCTCATAACTCTGCTCCCTGGCAAGGTGCAGCCTCTGGGCCACTGAGCCTGGGGAGGGGTGGCCCCCGACCTCACCTCTAGCCCAAATTTGTAGAAGAAGAAGTTGATGAAGTACTTGAGGCAGCTGAGCAGGTCCCGGTCAAGCTGCTGGCGGGTACCATCAGCACACACGGCCTGGGCGGGTGGAGGGACCAGCTGGTGCTGCCGGCGGTACTGCTCCTGGCCCCGGTACACCACTGCCTCGAAGATGAGCAGCAGAAGGATCTGCAGGTGGTTCTGGGGGGAGGGAATCAGCTGGGGTCGACCAGGCCCACCCCACCTGCCTCACCACCTTGCCCACCCCACCAGCCCAGCACTCACCTGGATGTAACCCAGGTTGGGGTAGCCCTTCCGTACCCCAAACCAGTTGGCGGGGTCCACAGGCCCCCGGTACAGCACAGACTGGTTGATTTCTGTTGCCAGCAGGTTGGTGCTGTTGGAGAAGGGCTGGCAGGGGGCTTGGTGTCAGCACCCACCACAGCCCTGAACCCAGTGGGGGGCAGGAAAGCCATAGGCTGGACAGCAGCTGCCTAGTCAGGGACCCGGGGGCTGCTAGCCTCGGAGCCACCTTAAGAGGTTTGGATTGAGGTGACCTCTGAGCCTGAGGACACCTTCATGTTGGGAGTAGGCCCTGGTCTTCCACGGACCTGGTGGAAGGATGCTTGCTCCAGGAAACGGCCCTGGCTTCCCGGGGAACCTGTCTGCTGCTGGCCGCCCATGCCGAGCACGGTCCCTACCTTCGTGCAGGTTCTGGAGTACAGCACAGGGTCGACAGCCTTGAGCTGGTACAGCATCTTGCACACGATAATGACGCAGGTCCACACTGTGGACAGGCAGGAGGCCATGGGCCGGAAGTGGGGGTAGGGCAGGGCGAAGGCCCAGAGGGCCACCAGCAGGAGGTTCATCACCGACACCTGTGGAGAGGCCAGCGGGGTGAGTGTAGGTGACCCCACATGTGCGAACAAACAGGCTCAGGGGACAGTCATAGCCTGCCACGCACGCACCTCCTTCAAGGCCACCCAGACAGTATACAGGGCCACCAGCTTGAAGATGTGCAGCTCCAGCAGACGCCACACAAACACCTGCACGCGGCTGAGAACGTCGGAGAAGCTGGCTGCCAGGTCCAGCAGCCGCTCAGCAACCAGGCCCCACTTGCTGGCTGTGCCTGTGGTGGGGGTCGGTGAGGAGTCCACCCAAGCAGGGCAGGCCTCCCGGGCTCAGAGGGTACCTGGCTGTGCAGGGCAGACTCAGGCCCAGGATGTGTGCCTGATGGGGGTTGCActctaccccacccccactcctgaCTCACCATCAGGCACTTGCATGGTGGGGCGGAGGCCAGCTGAGCTCGGGTCCTCAGCCCTGGgcgtcccctcctcctcctgcagcaGTGGGGTCCTACTCACAGGGTCCTGCCTGGGGGGGACCCAGGAGTGTCACTACCTAGCTGTTCCTGCCCTCTCCCAGAGCTCTGGAGGCTCAAGGACACAAAGCCCACTCTGTGACCACCATCGTGTCTGCTGCAGCGGTGTGTGTAGCAGGTATGTGCAGCCTGCCAGGCTGAGGTGCTATCCCACCCAGCTCCTTCCCGGTTCAGAGGGACCGCACCTGTGAGTCCAGCGTCGGGGGCTGGTGGGAAGCAGGAGCGGGCGCTCCAGGTCGGTGAGCTGCATGAAGGGCCGGTGGAAGTAGTGCAGCTGCAGGATGCACGCCAGCAGGAAGAAGCCGGGCACCAGGATGCTGGAGAAGAGCTCGGACACGCTGAACTGCTCCAGGCCCAGGTCCCCCAGCCTGCACGAGGGGTGGCATCAGCCTGGGGCCCGGTCAGCCATGGACTTAGGCCCCCACACCGACCCTGCCTCAGACTCACTGCTCGTTGGTGAAGCCCGTGAGGTTGCGCCAGTACGTGGGGAAGTCCTGGAACTGGAAGGTGTAGACAGCCACGAGCACCAGCATGGTGTATGCCACCACGAGCCACCAGAACGCCTTGAGCAGCTTCCGCCACAGGCTATAGTAGACCTGTGGGTGGGCGGGGTGCATGTGGTGAGGTGTGGTGGGGAGGGTCGCCTGCCAGCCCCAGCCGTCCCCACAGGCACCTGGAAGAGCGTGAGGCAGAGCAGGAAGAGGAACATGTAGACGATCTTGTAGACCACAAGGCGGCCGGCAAAGCTGACCACGATGAACATCCCAGCGCACACGTAGATCCAGTACTTGGCATAGGCGCCTTTCACCACCTCTCCCAGATTCCGGAGCAGTGTCCGCATCCGTGTGGGCTCTGCGGGTCAAGCAGGGGGCAGTGCTGGTGCATCAGCAGGCGGGAGGGTGCCCTCAACCCTCAGCCCCACCCCCGGGCCCTGCCACGCACCTGTGTCTGCCACGGTGACCTCGGTCAGCTCGGCCGAAGCCTTCTTTGTCCTCAACAGTTTCTCCTTCACAAACTGGCGCAGCAGGAGCCAGAAGGTCAGAGTGTAGAGCAACTGGGGTGAGCAGGGGTGTCACTGTAGGCTGCGGGTCTGGCACCCCATGGCCAGGGCTCAGTCCTCCCTGCACCAGGTTCCCCACCTTGCTCATGTCCACGTGGTGCACAGATACACACATTCCCATGCCATAGGctcacacataggcacacataCAGCCTCACTCCTGCACACAGACACAGACCATAGGCTCACGTGTATGTGTGCACACGCATTTGCTCACACGCTGGCTCACATGCACGAGACAGTTGCATACACAGGTTCACAAATCTCACATCTCATACAACCCCCTGGCCTGTAAACACGAGGCAGGCAAGATGGCACACCCTTTCCCATATGAGGCACGCAAGTGCCTGGGAACACGTGACCTAGGGCTGTGTGTGGTGCCAACAGACTCTGTGTCAGGCAAGCAGAGTACATGCTGACACAGTGTCCAGAGACACAGGGACAGTGCCCATGGCACCGTTCATTCATTATTCCAGGCTGGCCGGGGTGGGCCGATGGGGACCCCTGGTGACAATCAGAGCCAGTCCTATTCTCCTGGAGCTTCCACTGTGTTGGGTAAGTGGATGCTGGACAGAGAGGCATTGTCCTCATGGGTCATCCATCAGAAACCCCATACACAGCACACACATTCCCAGGCGCCCCTGCCCTGGCAGGTAGACACTCACCATGGCACCAAGGTCCAGGCAGGGATAGCGCGTGTGCTCCAGCCCCAGCTGGCGTAGGCTGATGGGGCCCAGGGTGGTGGGTAGTTCAGGGTGCAGGTCCATGGCCCACACATAACGCAGGCCGCACAGTGCCAGCCCGTAGAGCAGGAGGCAGGGTGAGCATAGTATGGCCAGCTGGCGGCGGCTGCGCACCGTCCAGATGAGGCAGGCCCAGAGCAGCAGTACAAAGGTCAGCCAGCTGTGGTAGGTGATGCTCCATACCTGCAGCGGGCCAGGCAGGTCTGCACAGGGCGCCCACCCAGACCCCAGACCCACTGCCCCAACCCCCCAGGTGGCACAGCCACAGTCAAGCGGTGCTGTTATGGGAAGGGAACATGCCCTGCTGAGCTTGGGGCACATGGCACAggatacacacatgtgcatacaacCTTCTACCTCCCGGTGCTCATGGCAGAACCCACAGGAGGGCCCCCACCGGCTGCTGGTCCTCACCATCATGGCAATGAGGGCGCACACATAGCTCTGGTCCATGACGAGGTGGCCCAGGCCATGCAGCGGAGATGGCTCCTTTGGCTCAGTGAGCCTGGGGCGTACTGGGGAACAGGGACAGAGGTCAGCTCTAAGAGGGGGACCTGGCAGAGTCCCTTCCCACACCTAACTTTGCCCTAAAAATTGGATAGTAAGAACAGGGCAGCAGGAAGCCAGGGTCAGCAGATGGCCATGAATAACACTGGACAGGAAACAAGGGAAAGCCCCCAGCTCCTGGGTCTGACACTGTTCCTGAAGGTGCTGAGTGACCTTGGTCAGTTCCTGACCCTCTCTAAGCCTTGGCTTCTGCGACCCTGAAAAGACAGGTTGCTCAAGGAGGCTGTGAACCCCCCCTTCCAGCTCTGCATATGTGAAAACCCTCAGGGAGATGACGCCGGAGACTGACAACTTCATTCGCTTACTTACAAACAAATCACAAAATGGACAGCAAGGCTTAGGGTAAAGAAAACACCCAGAAAACACTCCCAGCCTCTCCCTTATGACACAGCCAACACCAAGCTCCCCAGTTATCACATGCCCAGGATAGCAACAGCCTCCTTGGGCTGCTAGGTTGTCTGCACCCACCCCCAGAGAGGGGCCCCACCCGAGGCCAAGCTGGCAGGGCCCCTGGAGGGCTCCCACAGTGTTATAGGGTCAGCAGCATGGCCACCTGACAGCCTTGGGCAGCCTAGCATGAGCAGAGGGTAGACAGGCTGAGGGGTGGACACGCCAGACCATCGGCAGCCACCAGGGGGCAGCACTGGCCTCCAAAGCCACATGAATCTGCAAAGCTGCACAGGCCGCGTATCCAAGGAAGGAAGTGTCCCTGGGGCCCTTCGGTGCGTGTCACACTGACCGGGCCGCTGTCGGACGGGGGTCTGGCCGGTCAGGTCATGCACGATGCAGCTGTCAGTGTTGGTGTCGGACGCTGTGGACGTGGGACCGGCATGCTGCAGAGGACCCAGGGGTGAGCCAATTGTGGGCAAACGGCCCTGCGCACACCCCCctcacccgactcctcacctgagTGGCTTCTCCATCCTGGGACCACTGGTCCAAGTCAGCCAGCTCCATCTCCCGCTCCCTGTGCACCGTCTGCAGAGCAGAGCCAGGAGCTCAACCCATGCAGAGACTAGAGACTGGGTGGGCCAGAGGCATGAGGCAGGGGCTCACCTGGCAGGAGGGGTGGGGTCTGCGGAGCTTCAGGAGGGACGTTACTGTGTAgtagagcagcagcagcaccccGGGGCTCACGTACACAGGCCAGTCATGGCCAGTGTTGAGGGTtagtacactggggctggagcaGTTGGAGGGGCCCAGGAAGTCCTTGAGACCGAACACCCTGCCCGGAGAAGGTGCATCACTGACCACTGTCCTCAGAGGCCATGGATCCATCCAAGGCTCAGACGTGGTCAGGTAGGCAGGACCAGGGCCATGCAGGCCAGCTCTCACCTGGCCCAGATGCCTGCAGGTGGGAGCATGTCCTGAGCGTAGGGCATCTGGTAGCAGTAGAGGCAGATGAGATGGCCGGCACCAAAGCAGCCCACCATGACGAAGAGGGTGCTGAAGCCCAGAGGGCTGATGGGGAGGTGACAGGCCCACCAGGTGCAGATGGTCAGGAAGGCCAACAGGTAGATGCTGGAGGAGGCCGAGGGGTGGGCGATGCCTGCAAGTGGGCAGAGGAGGGTCAGTCAGTCTTCTTGTTGCTGCCTCCTTGGTCACTGGGGAGCTCCCAGACCCCTCCCTGCCTTGGTGGGTACCTGCCAGTGCGAGCAGCGTTATGGCCAGGGTCCGCCCTGCGGCCACCAGCAGCCAGTGGGCTGTGACCCGGAACCTGGTGGCCAGCCGTGACCTCTGCTTGGGAACTGGTGCAGGGCCTCCCTGAAGCCCTGCCAGGGGGCCCACATCCACGTCATCATCCTGCCAAGGCCATGGACGGGTGAGGTAAGACACACAGCACTGAGGCCAATTCAGCCCACCCCTGCCCAGCTAGGGTTCAGGAGGCTGCACGCATGGCTGCCCCCGCAGAGCCCCAGGGCTGCTGCCCTGAGCAGTGGCCCACACTGTCTTCCAGGTGGCCTTCCTGGCACATTTATACCCATTGCACTGGACACACACAGGGATGGCAGCTAAGATCTCCCCACACCACACAGCCAGGGACAGCAGGGCCCATGTGCACCTGTGGGGTCTACGGAGTAAAGGGGGCTGTGAGGGACATGCCCAGGCACTGTGCTcctgccctccccagcccctgaaaGATAACAGATAGCCTACTGTCCAGGAGGAAAAGGACAGCCCCAGACTGGGGCTCATTTCCCTGGCCCTGACTGAGGGTTTCCTAGAACAGATCTATTCCCAGATGTCAGGAAAGCCAGGGTGTGCTGGGGAACATGGACCTGGCTCAGCTCTGGCAGGCTGCTGGCAGCCCATGTGCC
This region of Nycticebus coucang isolate mNycCou1 chromosome 2, mNycCou1.pri, whole genome shotgun sequence genomic DNA includes:
- the PIEZO1 gene encoding piezo-type mechanosensitive ion channel component 1 isoform X1; amino-acid sequence: MEPHVLGAALYWLLLPCALLAACLFRINVLSLVYLLFLLLLPWFPGPTRHSIRAGHTGRLLRALLCLSLLFLVAQLTFQICLHTVPHLDQLLGSNCSRWETLSQHVGVTRLDLKDIPNTIRLVAPDLGILVVSSICLGLCRRLTWKTRENPQTHELDDDVDVGPLAGLQGGPAPVPKQRSRLATRFRVTAHWLLVAAGRTLAITLLALAGIAHPSASSSIYLLAFLTICTWWACHLPISPLGFSTLFVMVGCFGAGHLICLYCYQMPYAQDMLPPAGIWARVFGLKDFLGPSNCSSPSVLTLNTGHDWPVYVSPGVLLLLYYTVTSLLKLRRPHPSCQTVHREREMELADLDQWSQDGEATQHAGPTSTASDTNTDSCIVHDLTGQTPVRQRPVRPRLTEPKEPSPLHGLGHLVMDQSYVCALIAMMVWSITYHSWLTFVLLLWACLIWTVRSRRQLAILCSPCLLLYGLALCGLRYVWAMDLHPELPTTLGPISLRQLGLEHTRYPCLDLGAMLLYTLTFWLLLRQFVKEKLLRTKKASAELTEVTVADTEPTRMRTLLRNLGEVVKGAYAKYWIYVCAGMFIVVSFAGRLVVYKIVYMFLFLLCLTLFQVYYSLWRKLLKAFWWLVVAYTMLVLVAVYTFQFQDFPTYWRNLTGFTNEQLGDLGLEQFSVSELFSSILVPGFFLLACILQLHYFHRPFMQLTDLERPLLLPTSPRRWTHRQDPVSRTPLLQEEEGTPRAEDPSSAGLRPTMQVPDGTASKWGLVAERLLDLAASFSDVLSRVQVFVWRLLELHIFKLVALYTVWVALKEVSVMNLLLVALWAFALPYPHFRPMASCLSTVWTCVIIVCKMLYQLKAVDPVLYSRTCTKPFSNSTNLLATEINQSVLYRGPVDPANWFGVRKGYPNLGYIQNHLQILLLLIFEAVVYRGQEQYRRQHQLVPPPAQAVCADGTRQQLDRDLLSCLKYFINFFFYKFGLEICFLMAVNVIGQHMNFMVILHGCWLVAILTRRQRRAIARLWPNYCLFLTLFLLYQYLLCLGVPPVLCKDYPWRWSQAIPMNSAFIKWLYLPDFFQTPNSTNLFSDFLLLLCASQQWQVFSAERTEEWQRVAGTNTDHPEPLRGEPNPVPNFIHCRSYLDMLKVAVFRYLFWLVLVVVFVTGATRISVFGLGYLLACFYLLLFGTSLLQKDTRAQLVLWDCLILYNVTVIISKNMLSLLSCVFVEQMQMSFCWVIQLFSLVCTVKGYYNPQEMMARDQDCLLPVEEAGILWDSICLCFLLLQRRAFLSYYFLYVRADLQATALQASRGFALYNAANLKSIDSHRQAEEKSLAQLKRQMERIRAKQEKHRHPGRSHPPGPEDSGQEPGPGSPGGSFLPRRQWWRPWLDHATVIHSGDYFLFESDSEEEEEALPEDPRPSAQSPFQMAYQAWVTNAQTVLRRRRQDQAGQLPTGGGQNQEVEPAEGPEEEVTGRSHMLQRVLSTAQFLWVLGQALVDALTHWLWDFTRHHRTMSDVLLAERYLLTQQLLQEGEVSRGVLDQLYASVGEATLPGFSDSRHIPSTASSMLGAEEPLSSVTDTSSPLSTGYHTRSGSEEAVTDPGESEAKASQHGSRELPASTRIRTRTASELLLDRCLHIPELEEAEQFAEGQGRALRLLWAAYQCVAAHSELLCYFIIILNHMVTASASSLVLPVLVFLWAMLSIPRPSKRFWMTAIVFTEVVVVTKYLFQFGFFPWNSHSVLRRYENKPYFPPRILGLEKTDGYIKCDLLQLMVLFFHRSQLLCYGLWDHDEDPLSKEDDSNSGKEQGSEEEPGVLLGTQTEAGTGLQEDLGVPGATTKDHIQVEEVKTGPKDGAPEPQVELKPPSTRRISLRFRRRKRESPEPEGPATIDTKGGEEEEKEEVATSETRKLPGRSQERVRAAALWLQTSCLSLAQSVYRPLRCFFHDILHTKYRAATDVYVLMFLADVVDFIIIIFGFWAFGKHSAATDITSSLSDDQVPEAFLVMLLIQFSTMVVDRALYLRKTVLGKLAFQVVLVVAIHLWMFFILPAVTERMFSQNAVAQLWYFVKCIYFALSAYQIRCGYPTRILGNFLTKKYNHLNLFLFQGFRLVPFLVELRAVMDWVWTDTTLSLSNWMCVEDIYANIFIIKCSRETEKKYPQPKGQKKKKIVKYGMGGLIILFLIAIIWFPLLFMSLVRSVVGVVNQPIDVTVTLKLGGYEPLFTMSAQQPSIIPFTSQAYEELSRQFDPHPLAMQFISQYSPEDIVTAQIEGSSGALWRISPPSRAQMKRELSSGTAHITLRLTWNFQRDLAKGGTVENTNEKHTLDLAPNSTARLQLARLLEGTSNQSVVIPNLFPKYIRAPNGPEANPVRQLQPQEEADYLDVRLQLRREHVGTGAAGFLEWWVVELQDCQADCNLLPMVIFSDKVSPPSLGFLAGYGIMGLYVSIVLVIGKFVRGFFSEISHSIMFEELPCVDRILKLCQDIFLVRETRELELEEELYAKLIFLYRSPETMIKWTREKE